In Arcobacter sp. F2176, the following proteins share a genomic window:
- a CDS encoding thioredoxin family protein — protein sequence MKIEILGTGCTKCKALEENAKKAVADAKIFAQVEKVEDIQKIMEYGVMSTPALVINGEVKSTGKLLNSEEIKVFF from the coding sequence ATGAAAATAGAAATATTAGGTACAGGATGTACAAAGTGCAAAGCCTTGGAAGAAAATGCAAAAAAAGCAGTTGCAGATGCTAAAATTTTTGCCCAAGTTGAAAAAGTAGAAGATATACAAAAAATCATGGAATATGGAGTTATGAGTACTCCTGCACTTGTGATAAATGGTGAAGTTAAATCTACTGGTAAACTATTAAATAGTGAAGAGATAAAAGTATTTTTTTGA
- a CDS encoding gamma-glutamylcyclotransferase, with protein sequence MDTTLFVYGTLMPNCPNAHVLEKIVGKFVPATVKGFLIDAGWSASMGYPGIRLNPDGDTVHGFLFTSSNLINHWDYLDEFEGGEFVRTPVTVERYDELEVDTYIYTLKDHIQEI encoded by the coding sequence TTGGATACAACTCTTTTTGTTTATGGTACACTTATGCCAAACTGTCCAAATGCTCATGTATTAGAAAAAATTGTAGGTAAATTTGTACCTGCTACTGTAAAAGGTTTTTTAATAGATGCTGGTTGGAGTGCAAGTATGGGGTATCCAGGAATAAGACTTAATCCAGATGGGGATACTGTTCATGGGTTTTTATTTACTTCTTCAAATTTAATTAATCATTGGGATTATTTAGATGAATTTGAAGGTGGTGAATTTGTAAGAACACCAGTAACTGTTGAACGATATGATGAATTAGAAGTTGATACTTATATTTATACATTAAAAGATCACATACAGGAGATATAA